The DNA window AAGCTGTGCCATAACAGCGCGGTTTACACctctagaagtcacttctggagtTATTGCCACCTGAGCAACCAAGAGCAACAACACAAGCAAAtagtattaaattaaatgaaaagataagaaaATACTAATACTAATACAAGTTAAAAGCGGAACATACATCATACTGATGCAAGTCTTTATTTGGCAACTCAGCAAAAAAGTGGTTCGCCCTAACAACACATTTCTTGCCATAGCTCCCTTTTCCAGGTCGAAGGGGAAACCTCACTGATGATTTGCTTGCAGGCGGAGGAGCGGGagtctcttcagaatgaattttcATCTGTCCCAGATCTTGTTCCACATCAGACATTTCTGGTGGATGTGAAGATGAACTTGCCTCACTCGGTGCAGGTGGAGGAGACACCACAACTGGATATGGCACAGAAGGAACTGAGGTAGCTTGGTGCAGCTCGGGTGCTTGTGGCCTAGGGGGGCCTCCATAAGAAGGAACTGAATCATGGCCACCACCAGGGCCCACACCGCCACCATATCCACCTCGGCCACCGCTATATCCACGTCCTTGCTGAGAAGGCCCTCCCCTGCCTCTGCCTTGATATTCAGGTGGGCCACCATACTGCTGTTGGGGTTGGGGAGGTCCTCCCCTACCCCTTCCTTGATACTCAGGTGGTCCACCATACTGCTGTTGGGGCAGTGGCTGTCCTCCCCTACCCCTTCCTTGATAATCAGAGGGAGCACCATACTGCTGTTGGGGCAGTGGCTGTCCTCCCCTACCCCTTCCTTGATAATCAGAGGGAGCACCATACTGCTGTTGGGGCTGAGGATGTCCTCCCCTACCTCTTCCTTGATGCTCAGGAGGGGCACCATATTGTTGTTGGGGCAACCCATGACCACCGCGCCCACCTTCATAACCCCCACGTCCACCTTGGGGACCCCAGCCTCGCCCTCCTTGGGGTCCTGCACCTCCAGATACAGCAGCCTGTTGTTGAGGGGGACCCCAGCTTCGCCCTCCTTGGGGTCCTGCACCTCCAGATACAGCAGCCTGTTGTTGAGGGAGACCTCGCCCTCCTTGGGGTCCTGCACCTCCAGATACAGCAGCCTGTTGTTGAGGGGGAACACTCCTCTCCACAGGGTGTTGACCATCAGAGCTTTCACCACCTGGTCCATCAGTTCTCCTCTTCCTAACCATAATGATTCAATGAAGGCTGCACAAAAAGAAAACATATAAGCACAAATAAACCCTAGAAACTAACAACATTTATCAACTTATAACAACATCCAGACGAAACCAAAATAAAGCACTAATCAAACAAACAGCAAAGCTTACTAttacaaattttcaaaataatctaTGAAACGCAGACACCCCGAATATCATACCGACACTGACACGGCAACACCGGTAATAATTCGAAAATAATGAATAAACTAAACCTAATCACAAGTATCAGTGTCCGTCAGAGACTCAGACACATCTTTTCTCAGAGGTGTCCGATACTAACACGGTCACaccttttttcaaaataaaatttcaaaacaaacaaaaaagtaaCCAACATTGATAACAATAACTAGCTAAGTAAAACAAAAGATATTCATGATTCCACCAAGCAACAactttcaataaaaaatgaattatagTAACTAACACAATATTAAACattctgaaaaaaaaaaatacaaaacacatGATCAGATTCTACATGTAGACGTTAAAAACTACAAATACTAAACAATGCAAAAAAGTGAGTAACGAAAATCCAACGACAGCAAAAAAAAGTATATCAACGACGAAAATCGGAAAACCAGAAACCACGAGAATCTGGTAGCATACATTGCAACGAAAACCTAACGAAACGATAAGAAAACTTGCCCTAAATCGAAccctaaaaaaataaacaaagtaaagTGAAATCACTCGAGCACCAGAAACACATACGTGATcaaaaaagagaagaagttgaGCCACAAATGTTGCCGTGAGAAGCTATTAATTACTAGTTACGGTTATGTAAATTAAAAATAGGGTTTCACAGTGTTTATATATAACACAAAAATGTACTATATGAAAACTTAACCTATCACTTTTACCTTGCTTGTAGGATTAGGATTAGAGAGAAGGTGAATACGAAAGGAATATATTATCCTAATTCTCGTTTAAGGTTTTCAAAAGTGTTACTATATAGAAAATTTTACTTCCTACCCCTATAATTGCCCTTCTACCCCTACAATTTTGTAAAAATGCCAACTTTACCCTCAATAGTTAATAACTATTTTACCATTTTACTTTTTACCAttcatctaaaaagtcaaaaaaattcaaatctgCACCCCTACGCACCTTCAATTCGGAACACTTCTGGTAAGTCATCCGGTTTACAAATTAACAAACCGGAACACATTATGAATGTCATCCGGTTCACTTTTTTTTATTTCCAGAAGACATTTTAAAACTGCTCCGGTAATACGAAAATCCCGGAACAGATAAGCAAAGTGTTCCGGTGCACTTGTAATCAAACCGGAACAGTTTTAAAAAGTGATCCGGTGAAGTTTATATCAAACTGGAACAGATTGGAAAACTGTTCCGGAACGCattttgcattttttaatttttggttatttttttcaGGTATGGAAGTTCCGCTCCAAATTTGTCGAAAAAACGAGACAGCTATAGATACCACTGATGTTTTCACAACTTCACAGAGATTTGTCACACGGGAAGAAGTTATCCGCTGGGTTAAAGAGACCGGAATCAACAATAAAGTGACTGTTATCATAGCGCGTTCAGACACTGAAACAGGCAAAAGAGGAAGAAGTAACAAAGTTATATTTGCGTGCGATAAAGGTGGAAAATATAAGGATAAAAGTGAGACTCAAAGTGCTACTAAGAGATGTGGATGTCCATTCAAAATCAGATCGACTCCGGCAAAAGATGGGTCTGGATGGAAGGTTGATGTAAAatgtggagttcataatcatggTTTACCAGATAGATTAGAAGGTCATTCATTTGTTGGTAGGTTGACAACAAATGAGAAGCAGCATGTTGCTGATTTGACAAAGAGACATGTTCCGCCTAGACACATATCGATTTCCTTGCAAGAGAGAGATCCTGAGAACGTCACTCGGATCACGCAAATATACAAGCATAAAAGTGTGATTGAAGCGGAGATAAGAGGTCCAAGAAGTGAGATACAACATTTGCTTAAGGTTATAGAGGAGGCGAACTATGTTTATTGGAGTAGGAAACAGGATGATTGTGACGTTGTGAGAGATGTTTTTTGGGCTCATCCAGATTCGGTAAAGTTGCTGAATCTTTTTCCTACTGTCTTGATTATGGACGCCACTTATAAGACCAACAAATATAGACAACCTCTGTTTGAAATAGTTGGTATGACATCGACCGAGTTGACATTTGCGGTTGCATTTGCTTATATGGAGTGTGAGCAGACAGAGAGTTATATTTGGGTCTTGGATAAGCTGAAGcaattgtttgtgaagaaagatgTGGTTCCACAAGTGATTTTGACGGATAGAGATCTTGCTTTGATGAAAGCAGTTGAAGTTGTTTTTCCTACGATGCATAACTTGCTATGTCGTTTTCATATTAACAAAAATGTTGGGATGAAATGCAAGGAATATGTGATGAAAGACATGCAAGAGACGATAGGCACATTGTGGAAAGATGTTGTATGGGCTAGTAATGAGGTTGAGTATGGTGTACGGTTGCAATATCTTGAACAAGCATGCTTTGCTTGTACTGACTTCCTCGATTACGTGAAGAACACTTGGTTGATCCCACATAGGCAAAGATTTGTAGGCGCATGGATTAATCTAGTGCTTCATTTTGGTAACACCACGACAAATCGGTATGTCataattcttaaaatatttatttagtattaatttttggaatattatttttttatactttctttgtttattttaggGTTGAATCTGCACATTGGAAGCTAAAGCAGATGATAGGAAACAGCCTTGGTGACATGGTCAAAGTttgggaagctatgaattctAACCTAAAAATCCAAATAGGTAACATTTGAGCTTCGTTTCAAAAAAGTTTTTATGAGGTTGAGCACGCACACATTAGTCCATTTTATGATAATTTGCGTGGTTCAGTATCGAGAGCTGCTTTGAGACGCATTGCAGAAGAGTTATTGAGGCTTGATTATGTGTTAAATAGTAGGGAAAAATGTGGTTGTACTATGAGAACAAGTTATGGGCTACCTTGTGCTTGTGAGATGGGAAGATCGATTGTTGTTGGAATCCCATTACAAATAGAAAATGTTCATCTTCAATGGAGGATACTATCTatggaaggtgacttgcctttagATGAGGAAGCTGGTTCGGAGGTGGATATGAGtaatgcaattgatgaattgtggaTAAGGTTTAAATCACTAGATGTTGTTGGAAAAAGAGCATTGAAAAGTAGGGTTTGTGAAATTGCATATCCCACAACAACTTCATTGTGTCCACCACCtgagaaaataaaaactaaaggcGGAGTGAAGAGGAAAGGGAAGAAACCAGTTGGGTATGATGTTTATAGGGATCCTTCAGGTTTTGAGTATGCTGATCAGGCGTCTCAATCTTCACAAAAACAATCGCAAGCATCACAAACTTCCAGGAAGCAATCACAATCAAAGAAGCAATCACAAGCAAAGGACGAGGATTTCACTCTTCAGTTTCCTTGTCATATTAGGCCATATATTACCGAGATTGTTAATGTTGTAGCAGATGGTAATTGTGGATTTAGAGCCATTGCGTCGTGGCATGGGTATAGTGAGGATGGTTGGGCAATGGTTCGTCGTGACTTGGACATGGAATTAAGAGAAAAGAAGGACTTATATGAGAGATTGTTCGGTCTAAGTTTATCCGAAGTGAGAAATGGATTGTTGATAGATCATGTTGGTTTTCAACCACCGGAGAAATGGTTGACACTACCAGAGATGGGTTATTTGATAGCAAATCGGTATAACATCATTCTTGTGCTGCTTGGTAACCCTTGCTTGACTTTTTTTCCTATGACAACAACATTTTCTCCAAGTGCTCCTACATATTGCATTGGCCTTGTCAACAGGAATCAATTTCTTCgggtaacctttatatatattttatttaattacgagtagaaattatttatttaattacttatttaattacttatttaattactttgttaattatttttatgtcatGAAATCAGGTTAATATGAAAGAAGGCTTCCCGCTGCCACCCGTCACGTTAGATTGGATGAAGTTTCGTCATCAAGTGGCGACATCTTGGATGTTAGGATTTGCTGGACGTCTTCAACATTGGCACCATCTTACGCCTATGTTACCATCACGTGTTAATATAGATTAATTAAGTGACTTTAatttatatgtaatattttaGCTAAAAACGTCTTAGATTGAGTTATTTTATTTACATCTtagaagtttttattttatttacaaaaaaacactaaattattataacattgaatataaaacattaaaacatgataACAATAACATAGAATATTAAAACATGATAACAATAACATAGAACATTAAAACATAGAACATGATAACAATAACATAAAACATGATAACAATAACATAAAACATTAAAGCATTAGACTCTTGCAGACGATTCTGGACGCACCAGCATCTTCAGAACATCCTCAGCAGACCTTGTTAGGTCCACCTCAAACTCAATCGGTCCCTTTGTTATCTTACGGCGGTGTGATTTCCACATGTCTTTCATATCACCATCACACTTCAACTCCACAATATTATAACTTATCCTTCCATCAACGTCCATGTTCCAATTTTCACGATACCAGATTTAGTCACCAGTCGATTATCAGTTTCTGGCAACTCTTCTTTCACCCAACTTTTCAGTGACTCGAGTCTCCCGCAATCGTTAGGTATTGAAAGCTTCATGGGATCCTTAGTTCCAGTATAGAAAACAATTGTGTCAACCATAAAATTACCAAGAGACATTCTGAAAAGTATGATATTTTGTGTCAACACTAGGaggtcctatttataggccatgagggAAATCTTATCCGCACAACCTGGACCACATAATATCTTATCCACATAATATCTTATCCAAATAATATCTTATCCAAATAATATAAACTATAGAATAAAATATAATCCAAAATATAgaataaaatatagaataaaaCAAAAGACTAAAATCATCTATAGAATACAATATAATCCAAAATATAATCCAGAATGTACCATAAAATAATCCAAAATGtaatatctaaaataaaatataacatagTCAATGCTCATCGGCGATGCGCAACACCTCAAATAAGTCAGCATACGCGACATCATCCTCGTCGGCCTCTACCTGCCGGAGATAACGGTGAACCAGTGTGGAGGCACGAGCCCAATCTGGATCAGCTGGTCCTGCATCAAAGACAGGAACTGGAACCTCTCTACGCTCACTAGGTGGGGGCGGCACAACCTGAGGATGAGACACACGGTAATACCACTCTAAATATCCATCCACCGTCTCATGAGGGTATCCCACCGCCTCCGTAC is part of the Vicia villosa cultivar HV-30 ecotype Madison, WI unplaced genomic scaffold, Vvil1.0 ctg.000022F_1_1_2_unsc, whole genome shotgun sequence genome and encodes:
- the LOC131622014 gene encoding PKS-NRPS hybrid synthetase cheA-like, with product MEVPLQICRKNETAIDTTDVFTTSQRFVTREEVIRWVKETGINNKVTVIIARSDTETGKRGRSNKVIFACDKGGKYKDKSETQSATKRCGCPFKIRSTPAKDGSGWKVDVKCGVHNHGLPDRLEGHSFVGRLTTNEKQHVADLTKRHVPPRHISISLQERDPENVTRITQIYKHKSVIEAEIRGPRSEIQHLLKVIEEANYVYWSRKQDDCDVVRDVFWAHPDSVKLLNLFPTVLIMDATYKTNKYRQPLFEIVGMTSTELTFAVAFAYMECEQTESYIWVLDKLKQLFVKKDVVPQVILTDRDLALMKAVEVVFPTMHNLLCRFHINKNVGMKCKEYVMKDMQETIGTLWKDVVWASNEVEYGVRLQYLEQACFACTDFLDYVKNTWLIPHRQRFVGAWINLVLHFGNTTTNRVESAHWKLKQMIGNSLGDMVKVWEAMNSNLKIQIVSRAALRRIAEELLRLDYVLNSREKCGCTMRTSYGLPCACEMGRSIVVGIPLQIENVHLQWRILSMEGDLPLDEEAGSEVDMSNAIDELWIRFKSLDVVGKRALKSRVCEIAYPTTTSLCPPPEKIKTKGGVKRKGKKPVGYDVYRDPSGFEYADQASQSSQKQSQASQTSRKQSQSKKQSQAKDEDFTLQFPCHIRPYITEIVNVVADGNCGFRAIASWHGYSEDGWAMVRRDLDMELREKKDLYERLFGLSLSEVRNGLLIDHVGFQPPEKWLTLPEMGYLIANRYNIILVLLGNPCLTFFPMTTTFSPSAPTYCIGLVNRNQFLRVNMKEGFPLPPVTLDWMKFRHQVATSWMLGFAGRLQHWHHLTPMLPSRVNID